ATCCTCTCTGTTGCACTACATGTCATCTTGAGTGTTGCCATTTAATATCAACTGCACATACAGAATAGTCACATATGAGTGTAATTCATAGGAAGCATGGTAAAAGTGTAAATATTTCAGCTGGAAACTCACTTTGACCACCTCAGCTTCTCTCACCTTCTTTACAACACACCCTGTGGTTTATAACAGCAGGTGTAAAATCATCCTAGTCTGCAATATATCTACTCAGTATTTCCTTTCCTCCAAACAAGTTGATGACTCTTTGAGTAATTTAATTCTCCCACTGAACACTGCTTCAAATGATAGGTGTTGGCAATTTAACAACTGCTATGTGCACATGGTGCCTGTGTGAAATGACAGCTCTACAAGCCTAGTTTGTATGTAGACAAAAATATGTGCAGAGGCACTGAACAGCCATGTGGAGTTgcttttttaatcaaaatgtgcCTGTGCTGTTTAGTCATATCACATATTTGTCaataatattcatattattgTCTTAATATTATTGTCATATTGTATTCGTCTTTCATCTTAGCTTTTCTTACTGAATAATAAtactattttttattattattgctacAGTAACATCTCTGGATGCAGACACACTAAGGATCTAAGCATGCAGTTCATTAAAGAGGTCATGGTGCCTTGGCAAGACCAGTTAAAGCTCCATGctagcatacagtatgtgctgtcATTTTCTAAATGGAGAATTCTGGATTCATGTTCAGAAACTGCAGGCAAAATAATGGGCAGTAAGCAACAGCTCTTATCTACAAAACACTTTGACTCTGTTGTGTTTGGATGTCTGTTTACTGTCACAACTTCACTTTGTTTGTAGATGAGAATCTGTGATAGGGGTTGGCACCTGTCATTATGTTGCTTTGACCTTTTTGATCACAGTCCTTATATGATGTTCCGGCTCGGTTAGACAGAGAATAATATgacactgatatttttttttttttaatgcaaaaatagCCTTTATTTCAATGTCTTTTTCCCCTGAGATTAAATTCAAAAAAGACTTACAAACAGAATTGATTTTCATACTATACTCAGTGCTGCATGCAGCCATAATTTTAGTGTTTCCTGAGAGCTTTGCTCTCTCACAATGTCTTTACTCAAGAAGAAAACCACAACTACATCACCTACTGTTTGAAAAGACTGGCCCCTGAGCCCAAGCCATAGTGTCTCAATGTCTGAATTGTTAAGCATACTTTAATGCTTCGAGTCCAAGTGTCTCTTTCTGTACAGCAGCCTACAGTAGCATGAATTATTGAGCAACCACTTTATCTTTTTCTCACCCATGACAATAGCATGGTCCTCAACACCAGTCCTTCAAGTAATTGTTAGATTTACACACAGGataatacatttgttttgttctctctctccttactCAGTAAACCTGATGTGCAAGGCCATGGGTAAATTAGAACCACTCATCTTCATTTACAGCAAGAGCTCacagtatattttttgtgtgaGCAATTGGGAaaaatttctttttctgttcttgaATTGTAGTTTCACCGTTTCACCACCTTCCCTTTTGAGAACAGGTTTTTGGTCAATAGACAGTGAAAGGTGTGGTTTAACATACAAAGAGCTCATAATACATGTCCTGACCCATAGACAGCTTTCTTATCTgtgttaaacacaaaaaaatgacaaagaggTGGGTTTTCCTTTCTGCGTATTTAAATGCTACACAATGTGCTGCCATTAGGTAACCCCACCTGCCTCCAGCACTTGTTTATCCCTCAGAGTCTTGAGGAGTTTGTCAATGAGAGCTACAAGCCTCTACCAGTGTCTGTTTCTAATGTTCATTGTCAATGTCTCCATCATGTCACATCTTGGTGACATTCGGCTGATCAATATCAATCACCTCAAAGCCATGGTTGTCATGTCCATCTTTGGAGTGGTGATGATGACCCTTGATGTTGTGGAAACAGTAGGCACAGTGTGCAGTGGCCATAGGGACCACCTTTGAGAAGTTAGAGAAATCGACCCTGTACTTGCCCTCTTTGCTTCTGGAGATGATGGGCAAGAAATTGTAGCCCCACATGATCTCCTGAGGAATAAAGGAGGTCCGGACTTGGCAGGCGGAGCTGGTGGACTCTGCGGTGCCGTCTAGGAAGACGACCAGCTCAAACTCTTGCTTGTGGAGTGTGTCTACCGCCATCTCGAAGAATGGGCTGCTCTTGTCGATCATGTGATACAGCGTGAGAGGACATACAAAGAAAAGGTTGTCCTTCCCGGCGTCCACTGTGAAGTCAATGTTCACCTGGTCCATGATGATTGTCTCCCCATCTGGTGTGATTGTTGTCCTCAACAGCTTGCCATAGATCTGGCTTCCTATCATCAGGGTCTTGCGCAGGTTGGCCACTCTGATTGATAAGCAGAGGGAACCATTTTTGGGGCTGATGACAGCCATGTCACTAAATGTGATGGTCTTAGCCCTCTTTTTAGGCAAAGAGATTTTGGACAGGATGACTCCACACATAAAGCAGTTGATAATTGCTCCAACGAGGGACTGGATGATGAGAAGGGCCACAGCACCTGGGCAGAGAGGGGTGAGCGCTCGTCCACCATACCCAATAGTTGTCTGGGTTTCAAGGGAGTACAGAAATGCAGTGGTGAGTCCTCCGACATTATCAACACATGGAATGTGGTCTGGAGGGGGGTTCTGCCACGTCAGGTCTCCATTACTTCGGGCAATCCAGTACCAAAGCAGGCCAAAAATGAACCAGCTAAGGGTGAAAGAGgcaatgaagaagaagaggacaaaaCGCCACCGGATCTCCACAAAGGTGGTCCAGAAGTCAGCCAGGAAGGCAAAGTGTTTACTGTACTTGATGTTTCCAAATTCAATGTTGCAGCGACCATCTTTGGTCACTAGTCTGGTCCTGCGATTCCTTCGCTCCACCAGACAGTCCTGGATGCGTTTGTTCAAGGATCCACACATTTTCTACAAACCAACCTGtaagacaataaaatgaaaaaatatttatacaacATAAGTACATAGTTGAAAACAGTCATCAAGCAATAGTGTGAAGTAAAGGTACTGATGAATTCCTTGTAAT
This is a stretch of genomic DNA from Thunnus albacares chromosome 6, fThuAlb1.1, whole genome shotgun sequence. It encodes these proteins:
- the kcnj1a.1 gene encoding ATP-sensitive inward rectifier potassium channel 1a.1, giving the protein MCGSLNKRIQDCLVERRNRRTRLVTKDGRCNIEFGNIKYSKHFAFLADFWTTFVEIRWRFVLFFFIASFTLSWFIFGLLWYWIARSNGDLTWQNPPPDHIPCVDNVGGLTTAFLYSLETQTTIGYGGRALTPLCPGAVALLIIQSLVGAIINCFMCGVILSKISLPKKRAKTITFSDMAVISPKNGSLCLSIRVANLRKTLMIGSQIYGKLLRTTITPDGETIIMDQVNIDFTVDAGKDNLFFVCPLTLYHMIDKSSPFFEMAVDTLHKQEFELVVFLDGTAESTSSACQVRTSFIPQEIMWGYNFLPIISRSKEGKYRVDFSNFSKVVPMATAHCAYCFHNIKGHHHHSKDGHDNHGFEVIDIDQPNVTKM